The following proteins are co-located in the Apium graveolens cultivar Ventura chromosome 5, ASM990537v1, whole genome shotgun sequence genome:
- the LOC141660263 gene encoding uncharacterized protein LOC141660263 translates to MWGIDLIGELPKAKGDVKYAVVAVDYFTKWAEAMSLATITAKKIKDFVFNSITKLEERKGKWPEELPKVLWSTTGESPFMLTYGYEAMVPVEVGSGSFRRDRYVEEDAEINQRLHLDLLEETRENFQLRLATYQQRAARYYNKKVKGQLLKVGDLVLRKVMLNTKNPQHGAFGANWEGSYRIKAILWKGTYHLENLEGKLVPRAWNAEHLQKYYQ, encoded by the exons atgtggggaattgatcttatTGGAGAATTACCAAAAGCTAAAGGAGATGTCAAATATGCAGTGGTTGCGGTTGATTACTTTACTAAGTGGGCAGAGGCTATGTCATTGGCAACTATCACTGCGAAGAAAATCAAAGACTTTGTGTTCAACTCCATT ACCAAGCTGGAGGAACGCAAGGGAAAATGGCCTGAAGAACTCCCAAAAGTGTTGTGGTCTACTACAGGAGAATCTCCATTTATGCTCACTTACGGGTACGAGGCTATGGTTCCCGTGGAAGTTGGTTCGGGATCTTTTCGTAGAGATCGATACGTGGAGGAAGATGCAGAGATTAACCAGAGACTTCACTTAGATCTTTTGGAAGAAACAAGGGAGAATTTCCAGTTAAGGCTCGCGACATACCAACAGCGTGCTGCAAGGTACTACAATAAGAAAGTAAAGGGACAGCTGCTGAAGGTAGGGGATCTGGTGCTCAGGAAGGTGATGCTAAACACAAAGAATCCCCAGCATGGAGcatttggagctaattgggaaggatcGTACAGAATAAAAGCAATCTTGTGGAAAGGGACATATCACCTTGAAAACTTGGAAGGAAAACTTGTTCCGCGAGCATGGAATGCGGAGCATCTCCAAAAGTATTATCAGTAA